From Penicillium psychrofluorescens genome assembly, chromosome: 6, one genomic window encodes:
- a CDS encoding uncharacterized protein (ID:PFLUO_009455-T1.cds;~source:funannotate): protein MSVLRHVGGGGGFLQRRLTKLYTDTKTSCESVTTASKALDDPELVALHQSFQKQRDRLLAWGLDWSDASAAQPNDIDESLTAAGFSDVVESVMSSIQDLLNEAERVQHIDTAPVILPSKERKIDSKDVLSRLPLKTQWTDDDISRSQTILSDLTACIDTLYDLSRSRRTMASSMSSSRVSAAARRTQNPTSPYASPHGSFSELKEKSAQMLDPFTYPPTTAPLRDATNPFVPSKDLVIEQSALQLFGAAQDPSPPPYEAVAASSNSRAIGRLKASAVSSLQFSKESHVSVLVEFMPMMVQNQTDTKSSRIEKLQQSVEQLLQNARVAHLGLLRFLGYTIDRPNARYAFLYQMPVDYFPFLQNPSDLLKELKPAPLVALLPSAEDYREKRVPNLETRFRLAYDLLMSALHMRSQNAVHGNINSSNVIFFPGRIDANNDESGLAPDLRRPYLTTPARFSGDGPTPEPLASAMYRHPEDKRSLEDDGAWAYDLYSLGLVLLEIGLWAPIGRLWKMKYDRSWFKHRVEDLYVKKLGPKCGSAYLQAVQLCLDAPNFHLSTQGMSDLQLRIPQIYHYPVLDLSEPDGTFAFSMNFLYTICKIMWSCSQIDIFSAPRPEELNDYLPLALVPTPEPAVPEKTSLYQPSAHLDKQLPTLPTDDWSSPVTVEKTPADALKKKRTVKRLPDLEIPDDHLQEWNFQMMPRLSRLLQKILKESNESCGATLMVTGESPETARTTICVTCASVKKVRSALKKHFPLERDDWDLIVLRGDIERSKVLKKRRRPAKTRPNGSNETPFRQRELNPCYQQRPLCGASIGAFQNEEHLPPVSYGGAVLVDGLPYGLTVHHMLEAPSEDECDNSADDPSRSSGNGPRDTSDIPHPDFTHAYVEHNPPETNLDLEISDFEDDDDASLSQSLDASYDEFWLSDEDSSDEESVEGEDNDDDDTASIGDTAGIEPGEEPRLLVTQPAIDDVHEDFFPSIEDRDDEHLASHSLGHVHASSGVRRWTRKGLKHEIDWALIKVDDARMDPRNIILDNRSGSMMHSQPIFLDQVARMEDLGGLYVHCCGRTSGLQTGQISKAMTLVKLHGRHSFSTSFCVNGNFGAPGDSGAWVFDRSTGRVCGHVLAWSEKSNTTYITPMEVTFDDIVRTLKASAISLPGAPIRSTAFAGSQPPQSAAQHQQHTRYQAQHLPDDFGRLALSHHPAQGQGYPMPSPSPHHHPGISYARPPPPPPPPQPNPHGPVYRRPVPMPPLLTGPRNIERQLA, encoded by the exons ATGTCCGTCCTTCGCCATGtaggaggaggaggcggttTCCTCCAGCGGCGCCTCACCAAGCTGTACACCGATACCAAGACCTCCTGCGAGAGCGTCACGACTGCTTCCAAAGCCCTCGACGACCCGGAGCTCGTTGCCTTACACCAGAGTttccagaaacaaagagaTCGGCTGCTGGCCTGGGGTCTGGACTGGAGCGACGCCAGCGCCGCCCAGCCGAATGACATCGACGAGTCGCTGACAGCCGCGGGCTTTAGTGATGTGGTGGAGAGCGTCATGTCTTCGATCCAGGACCTGCTCAACGAGGCAGAACGGGTGCAACACATCGATACAGCGCCGGTCATTCTGCCCTCGAAGGAACGCAAGATCGATTCCAAAGACGTCCTCAGCCGCCTGCCCCTCAAAACCCAGTGGACCGACGACGATATCAGCCGCTCTCAGACGATCCTGAGCGACTTGACGGCCTGCATTGATACCCTCTATGACCTTTCTCGCTCGCGCCGCACAATGGCCTCGAGTATGTCCTCAAGTCGCGTGAGCGCGGCCGCGCGTCGGACGCAGAACCCGACCTCGCCTTACGCTTCTCCGCACGGCTCGTTCTCCGAATTAAAGGAAAAGTCCGCCCAAATGCTCGATCCCTTCACATATCCCCCCACAACAGCCCCTCTGCGCGATGCCACCAACCCATTCGTGCCGTCGAAGGATCTCGTCATCGAGCAATCCGCATTACAACTCTTCGGTGCCGCCCAGGACCCCAGCCCTCCGCCATATGAGGCCGTTGCCGCATCATCGAACTCGCGTGCCATTGGTCGCCTGAAGGCTTCGGCAGTGTCGTCTCTTCAATTTAGCAAGGAATCGCATGTCTCCGTGTTGGTTGAGTTCATGCCTATGATGGTGCAAAACCAGACAGATACCAAGAGCTCTCGGATAGAAAAGCTGCAGCAGTCTGTGGAACAGCTGCTGCAGAATGCTCGCGTGGCCCACTTGGGACTGCTGCGGTTTTTGGGGTACACCATTGACCGGCCCAACGCTCGCTATGCGTTTCTCTATCAGATGCCTGTCGACTATTTCCCATTTCTTCAAAATCCAAGCGATTTGCTGAAAGAACTGAAACCAGCGCCTCTCGTGGCGCTTCTGCCGTCTGCAGAGGATTATCGTGAAAAACGAGTGCCTAACCTGGAGACTCGGTTCCGCCTGGCGTATGATCTTTTGATGTCAGCTTTGCATATGAGAAGCCAGAATGCCGTGCATGGAAACATCAACAGCAGCAATGTGATTTTTTTCCCTGGCCGTATTGATGCCAACAACGATGAGAGCGGTCTCGCCCCTGATCTTCGTCGACCGTACCTCACCACTCCGGCACGCTTCTCTGGCGATGGACCGACCCCTGAGCCTCTGGCTTCGGCCATGTACCGCCATCCCGAGGACAAGAGGtcgctggaagatgatggcgcTTGGGCCTACGATCTGTATTCCCTCGGCTTGGTTCTGTTGGAAATTGGACTGTGGGCGCCCATTGGCCGCCTTTGGAAGATGAAGTACGATCGCTCTTGGTTCAAACATCGCGTTGAGGACCTCTATGTCAAAAAGCTTGGCCCCAAGTGCGGCAGCGCCTATCTCCAGGCTGTGCAGCTGTGTCTTGATGCGCCCAACTTCCATCTTTCCACCCAAGGCATGAGCGATCTCCAACTCCGAATCCCTCAAATCTATCACTACCCAGTTCTCGACTTGTCCGAGCCCGACGGGACATTTGCCTTCTCAATGAACTTCCTATATACTATCTGCAAGATCATGTGGTCATGCTCCCAGATTGATATCTTCTCAGCGCCTCGACCCGAGGAATTAAATGACTATCTCCCGCTTGCGCTCGTCCCAACTCCCGAGCCTGCTGTGCCCGAAAAGACGAGCCTGTACCAACCTTCTGCGCATTTGGACAAGCAGCTTCCCACTCTCCCCACAGATGACTGGAGCAGCCCGGTCACGGTCGAGAAGACTCCGGCCGACGCGCTCAAGAAGAAGCGTACCGTCAAGCGACTCCCTGACCTCGAGATCCCCGACGACCATCTCCAGGAATGGAACTTCCAAATGATGCCCCGATTGAGCCGGCTTCTACAgaagatcttgaaggagTCTAATGAATCGTGTGGCGCGACCTTGATGGTGACTGGCGAGTCCCCCGAGACGGCCCGAACAACCATCTGCGTAACTTGCGCCAGTGTGAAGAAAGTTCGGTCTGCGTTGAAGAAACATTTCCCTCTGGAACGGGATGATTGGGACTTGATCGTTCTGCGGGGTGACATTGAACGATCCAAAGTCCTCAAGAAGCGCCGCAGGCCGGCCAAGACCCGCCCCAATGGGTCGAACGAAACGCCCTTTCGTCAGCGGGAACTCAATCCCTGCTACCAGCAGCGGCCTCTCTGTGGTGCATCGATCGGCGCCTTTCAAAATGAGGAGCACCTGCCCCCGGTCTCTTACGGCGGTGCTGTCCTTGTGGATGGCCTGCCATACGGCCTGACTGTCCATCACATGCTCGAGGCCCCCAGTGAGGATGAATGCGATAATAGTGCCGACGATCCATCTCGATCATCTGGTAACGGGCCTCGCGATACCTCTGATATTCCGCATCCGGATTTTACACATGCTTATGTTGAACACAATCCGCCGGAGACAAACCTGGACCTTGAAATCTCGGACTttgaagacgatgatgacgcATCTTTGTCGCAAAGTCTAGATGCCAGCTACGACGAGTTCTGGCTTTCGGACGAGGATTCATCAGACGAAGAGTCGGTCGAAGGCGAGGACAacgacgatgatgacacGGCGTCGATTGGCGACACGGCCGGCATTGAACCCGGCGAAGAACCTCGGCTCCTTGTTACACAACCCGCCATCGACGACGTGCACGAAGACTTCTTCCCGTCGATCGAAGACCGCGACGATGAGCATCTCGCATCCCATTCGTTGGGCCATGTACACGCCTCCTCTGGCGTTCGACGCTGGACGCGGAAAGGCCTCAAGCACGAAATCGACTGGGCTCTGATCAAAGTCGACGATGCACGCATGGACCCCCGcaacatcatcctcgacaacCGTTCGGGCTCGATGATGCATTCCCAGCCTATATTTCTCGACCAAGTAGCCCGCATGGAGGATCTAGGCGGCCTGTACGTGCATTGCTGCGGACGGACCAGTGGGCTGCAGACGGGCCAGATATCTAAGGCTATGACCCTGGTGAAACTGCATGGCCGACATTCTTTCTCGACGAGCTTTTGCGTCAATGGGAACTTTGGAG CCCCCGGCGACTCCGGCGCATGGGTCTTCGACAGATCAACTGGCCGAGTCTGCGGTCACGTCCTCGCTTGGTCCGAAAAGAGCAACACCACCTACATCACGCCGATGGAGGTGACCTTCGACGACATCGTGCGCACGTTAAAGGCCTCGGCTATCTCCCTCCCCGGCGCTCCCATCCGCTCTACCGCGTTCGCCGGCTCGCAGCCGCCGCAGTCAGCAgctcagcaccagcagcacaCCCGCTACCAAGCCCAGCATCTACCTGATGATTTTGGTCGACTGGCTCTGTCACACCACCCAGCTCAAGGCCAGGGCTATCCCAtgccttctccctcgcctcACCACCATCCGGGTATAAGCTATGCccgccctccgcctcccccaccacctcctcaaccGAATCCGCACGGCCCCGTGTATCGTCGTCCCGTGCCTATGCCACCGTTGCTTACTGGGCCGAGGAATATTGAACGACAGCTTGCTTAG
- a CDS encoding uncharacterized protein (ID:PFLUO_009456-T1.cds;~source:funannotate), with product MGATNGNTPANGHADIPSHFIGGNSLEVAPPSSVKDFVASNDGHSVITSVLIANNGIAAVKEIRSVRKWAYETFGNERAIQFTVMATPEDLHANADYIRMADQYVEVPGGTNNNNYANVELIVDVAERMDVHAVWAGWGHASENPRLPESLAASPKKIIFIGPPASAMRSLGDKISSTIVAQHAGVPCIPWSGTGVDAVKVDSHGIVTVEDDVYSKGCTYSPEEGLEKAKQIGFPVMVKASEGGGGKGIRKVENEAEFISLYNAAANEIPGSPIFIMKLAGNARHLEVQLLADQYGNNISLFGRDCSVQRRHQKIIEEAPVTIAKPITFQAMERAAVSLGRLVGYVSAGTVEYLYSHADDKFYFLELNPRLQVEHPTTEMVSGVNLPAAQLQIAMGIPLHRIRDIRLLYGVDPNTSSNIDFDFSSEESFKVQRRPQPKGHTTACRITSEDPGEGFKPSSGTMHELNFRSSSNVWGYFSVGTAGGIHSFSDSQFGHIFAYGENRSASRKHMVVALKELSIRGDFRTTVEYLIKLLETPAFEENTITTGWLDQLISNKLTAERPDPIVAVVCGAVTKAHLASEAGVEEYRKGLEKGQVSSKDVLKTVFPVDFIYEGARYKFTATRASLDSYHLFINGSKCSVGVRALADGGLLVLLNGRSHNVYWKEEPAATRLSVDGKTCLLEQENDPTQLRSPSPGKLVKFTVENGEHVRAGQPYAEVEVMKMYMPLIAQEDGMVQLIKQPGATLEAGDILGILALDDPSRVKHAHPFTGQLPDIGPPQVVGNKPPQRFFLLHSILENILRGFDNQVIMGSTLKQLVEVLRNPELPYGEWNAQSSALHSRMPQKLDTQLQNVVDRAKVRKAEFPAKQLQKTIVRFIEENVNPADADILKATLLPLVQVINKYLDGLKTNEYNVFIGLLEQYYEVEKLFCTRNLRDEDVILKLREENKDDITSVTHTVLSHSRIGSKNNLVLAILDMYRPNQPNVGNVGKHFKQILQKLTELDSRSAAKVTLKAREVLIQCALPSLEERLSQMEHILRSSVIESRYGETGWDHREPDFQVLKEVVDSKYTVFDVLPRFFVHQDPWVTIAALEVYVRRAYRAYTLKGIDYSASAEPPFLTWEFTLSRVGQPEFGPVSSTQPSAPGTPTAESNPYKRIGSFSDMSSLHDPATDPVRKGCIIPVQYLEDAEEYLSKALEAFPRAGSKVKRPSDHGLLANLEGKRRPAPKAESDSDLTGVLNIAIRDVEDQDDSQIVAQIQKLLADTKEELIARCIRRVTFICGRNGFYPGYFTFRGPHYEEDESIRHNEPATAFQLELTRLSKFNIKPVFTENRNLHVYEAIGKGPENDKAVDKRYFVRAVVRPGRLRDDIPTAEYLISEADRLMNDILAALEIIGNNNSDLNHIFINFSPVFNLQPIDVEQALAGFLERFGRRLWRLRITGAEIRILCTDPSTGMPYPLRVIITNTYGFIIQVELYIERKSEKGEWVFQSIGGTNKLGSMHMRPVTTPYPTKEWLQPKRYKAHIMGTQYVYDFPELFRQAFQNSWTKVADKIPSLADKRPAIGECIDYNELVLDDTDNLVEVSREPGTNAHGMVGWLVTARTPEYPRGRRFIIVANDITFQTGTFGPQEDKFFHKCTELARKLGIPRIYLSANSGARIGLADELIPYFSVAWNDPAKPEAGFKYLYLTPEVKKRFDASKKKEVITELINENGEERHKITTIIGAREGLGVECLKGSGLIAGATSKAYEDIFTITLVTCRSVGIGAYLVRLGQRAIQVEGQPIILTGAPAINKLLGREVYTSNLQLGGTQIMYKNGVSHMTANDDFEGVQKIVEWMSFVPDKKNSPIPIRPWADDWDRDVAYYPPAKQAYDVRWLINGKEDVDGFLPGLFDRDSFEEALGGWARTVVVGRARLGGIPIGVIAVETRSVENVTPADPANPDSMEMITTEAGGVWYPNSAYKTAQALRDFNNGEQLPVMILANWRGFSGGQRDMYNEVLKYGSYIVDALVKYEQPIFVYIPPFGELRGGSWVVIDPTINPDQMEMYADEDARGGVLEPEGIVGLKYRRDKQLDTMARLDPTYGELRRSLEDSSLSKDQLSVIKTKMAQREEQLLPVYLQIALQFADLHDRAGRMQAKNTIRQPLRWQNARRFFYWRLRRRLSEELIVKRMVAASSSPVATRNGASGAIPSSGSSAPTGPQDVSTARATHLRTLHAWTGLLDKELEHDDHKVALWYEENKKVVQTKVEALRMEGVASDVAQLLIGNKEGGLRGVQQVLSMLPVEEREAVLKYLGSG from the exons ATGGGCGCCACAAACGGCAACACGCCAGCAAATGGCCACGCCGACATCCCCTCACATTTCATCGGCGGTAACAGTCTCGAGGTTGCGCCTCCGAGCAGTGTCAAGGACTTTGTCGCCAGCAACGATGGCCACTCCGTCATCACTTCC GTCCTGATCGCCAATAACGGTATCGCCGCtgtcaaggagatccgaTCAGTGCGAAAATGGGCTTACGAAACCTTCGGCAAcgagcgcgccatccagTTCACTGTGATGGCCACTCCCGAGGATCTGCACGCCAACGCCGACTACATTCGCATGGCGGACCAATACGTGGAAGTTCCCGGTGGAACGAATAATAATAACTATGCCAACGTCGAGCTGATCGTCGATGTGGCGGAGCGGATGGACGTCCACGCCGTGTGGGCTGGATG GGGTCACGCTTCGGAAAACCCACGGTTACCGGAATCTTTGGCGGCGTCGCCCAAGAAGATTATCTTCATCGGCCCACCAGCTTCCGCTATGCGCTCGCTGGGAGACAAGATCTCCTCTACCATTGTCGCACAGCACGCCGGTGTGCCCTGTATTCCCTGGTCCGGGACGGGTGTCGACGCGGTCAAGGTCGACAGCCACGGTATCGTGACGGTGGAAGACGACGTGTACAGCAAGGGCTGCACCTATTCCCCCGAGGAGGGTCTCGAGAAGGCCAAACAGATCGGCTTCCCTGTTATGGTCAAGGCCTCtgaaggtggtggtggcaaGGGTATTCGCAAGGTCGAAAATGAGGCAGAATTCATCTCCCTGTACAACGCCGCTGCGAACGAGATTCCCGGAtcgcccatcttcatcatgaAGCTCGCTGGTAACGCTCGCCATTTGGAGGTTCAGCTGCTGGCTGATCAGTATGGCAACAACATCTCTCTTTTCGGCCGTGACTGCTCCGTTCAGCGCCGTCACCAAAAGATTATCGAAGAGGCTCCGGTCACCATCGCCAAGCCTATCACTTTCCAGGCTATGGAGCGCGCCGCCGTCAGCCTGGGCAGGCTGGTCGGCTATGTCTCTGCCGGTACTGTCGAGTACCTGTACTCGCACGCCGACGACAAGTTCTACTTCCTTGAGCTGAACCCCCGTCTCCAGGTCGAGCATCCTACCACCGAGATGGTGTCTGGTGTCAACCTGCCCGCTGCCCAGCTCCAGATTGCCATGGGTATTCCCCTGCACCGCATTCGCGACATCCGTCTCCTTTACGGCGTTGACCCCAACACGTCCTCCAACATTGACTTCGACTTCTCCAGCGAAGAGAGTTTCAAGGTCCAGCGCCGCCCACAGCCGAAGGGCCACACCACCGCCTGCCGTATCACCTCTGAAGATCCCGGCGAGGGCTTCAAGCCGTCTAGCGGCACCATGCACGAGCTGAACTTCCGCAGTTCGTCCAATGTTTGGGGTTACTTCTCTGTCGGTACCGCCGGTGGTATCCATAGTTTCTCTGACAGTCAGTTCGGTCACATTTTCGCCTACGGTGAGAATCGGTCTGCCTCGCGCAAGCACATGGTTGTTGCCTTGAAGGAGCTGAGCATTCGTGGTGACTTCCGCACAACCGTCGAATACCTGATCAAGCTTCTGGAGACCCCTGCATTCGAGGAAaacaccatcaccaccggATGGCTCGACCAGCTGATCTCCAACAAGCTGACGGCCGAGCGACCCGATCCGATTGTGGCGGTCGTTTGCGGTGCTGTGACCAAGGCACACCTTGCCAGCGAGGCCGGCGTAGAGGAGTACCGCAAAGGTCTTGAGAAGGGCCAGGTTTCTTCCAAGGACGTCCTGAAGACCGTTTTCCCCGTTGATTTCATCTACGAAGGTGCTCGCTACAAGTTCACCGCGACCCGCGCCAGCTTGGACAGCTATCACCTGTTCATCAACGGTTCCAAGTGCTCGGTCGGTGTCCGTGCTCTAGCTGACGGTGGTCTATTGGTACTTTTGAACGGCCGCAGCCACAACGTTTACTGGAAGGAAGAGCCCGCGGCTACTCGCCTGAGCGTGGATGGGAAGACTTGCttgctggagcaggagaatGATCCGACCCAGCTCCGCTCTCCCTCGCCTGGTAAGCTGGTCAAGTTCACCGTGGAAAACGGAGAGCATGTCCGTGCTGGCCAGCCTTACGCCGAGGTCGAAGTCATGAAGATGTACATGCCGCTTATCGCCCAGGAGGATGGCATGGTTCAGCTCATCAAGCAGCCTGGTGCCACCCTGGAGGCCGGTGACATTCTCGGTATTCTTGCCCTGGACGATCCGTCGCGTGTCAAGCACGCTCACCCCTTCACCGGTCAGCTTCCTGATATCGGCCCGCCTCAGGTGGTCGGTAACAAGCCTCCTCAgcgcttcttccttctgcaCAGCATTCTGGAGAACATTCTTCGTGGGTTTGATAACCAGGTAATCATGGGCAGCACTCTGAAACAGTTGGTGGAGGTGCTCCGCAACCCCGAGCTTCCCTACGGAGAGTGGAATGCGCAGTCTTCGGCACTGCACTCGCGCATGCCCCAGAAGCTGGATACCCAGCTGCAGAACGTGGTCGACCGTGCCAAGGTTCGCAAAGCCGAGTTTCCCGCCAAGCAGCTCCAGAAGACCATTGTCCGCTTCATTGAGGAAAATGTGAATCCGGCCGACGCAGACATCCTCAAGGCCACTCTTCTGCCTCTGGTGCAGGTCATTAACAAGTACCTGGATGGCCTCAAGACTAACGAGTACAATGTCTTCATTGGCTTGCTGGAGCAGTACTacgaggtggagaagctgttCTGCACGCGTAACCTTCGGGATGAGGATGTCATTCTGAAGCTCCGTgaggagaacaaggacgACATCACCAGCGTTACCCACACCGTTCTTTCTCACAGCCGCATCGGATCGAAGAACAACCTTGTCCTTGCCATCTTAGACATGTACCGCCCGAACCAGCCCAACGTTGGCAATGTTGGCAAGCACTTCAAGCAGATTCTGCAGAAGCTGACAGAGCTGGACTCGCGCTCCGCCGCTAAAGTCACCCTCAAGGCCCGTGAGGTCCTCATCCAGTGTGCACTGCCATCCTTGGAGGAACGCCTGTCCCAGATGGAGCACATTCTGCGGTCGTCGGTCATCGAGTCCCGCTACGGTGAGACTGGCTGGGACCACCGTGAACCCGATTTCCAGGTTCTGAAGGAGGTCGTCGACTCCAAGTACACCGTCTTCGACGTTCTTCCGCGCTTCTTCGTTCACCAAGATCCTTGGGTCACTATCGCTGCCTTGGAGGTCTACGTGCGCCGTGCCTACCGTGCCTACACTCTCAAGGGCATTGACTACAGCGCCTCGGCTGAGCCACCTTTCTTGACGTGGGAGTTCACTCTCAGCAGGGTGGGTCAGCCCGAGTTCGGCCCTGTCTCGTCGACCCAGCCTTCGGCCCCTGGTACACCCACCGCCGAATCGAACCCCTACAAGCGCATCGGCTCATTCAGTGATATGTCCAGCCTTCATGACCCAGCCACTGATCCCGTCCGCAAGGGTTGCATCATCCCTGTGCAGTACCTCGAGGATGCGGAGGAGTATCTTTCCAAGGCATTGGAAGCTTTCCCTCGCGCCGGCTCTAAGGTCAAACGCCCCAGTGACCATGGCCTACTGGCCAACCTTGAGGGCAAGCGTCGCCCCGCTCCCAAGGCGGAGTCTGACAGCGATCTCACTGGCGTcctcaacatcgccatccgTGATGTCGAAGACCAGGATGACTCGCAGATCGTTGCCCAAATTCAGAAACTGCTGGCTGAcaccaaggaggagctgatcgCTCGCTGCATCCGCCGTGTAACCTTCATCTGTGGACGCAACGGTTTCTACCCTGGTTACTTCACCTTCCGTGGCCCCCACTACGAGGAAGATGAGAGCATTCGCCACAATGAGCCCGCCACGGCCTTCCAACTGGAGCTTACTCGCCTGTCCAAGTTCAATATTAAGCCCGTTTTCACCGAGAACCGCAATCTTCACGTCTACGAGGCGATTGGCAAGGGTCCCGAGAATGACAAGGCCGTTGACAAGCGCTACTTCGTGCGTGCGGTGGTGCGCCCCGGTCGCCTGCGTGATGACATCCCTACTGCAGAGTACCTGATCTCGGAGGCCGATCGGTTGATGAACGATATTTTGGCTGCATTGGAGATTATCGGCAACAACAACTCCGATCTAAACCATATCTTCATTAACTTCTCGCCTGTGTTCAATCTGCAGCCCATCGATGTTGAGCAAGCGCTGGCTGGATTCCTTGAGCGCTTCGGCCGCCGTCTGTGGCGTCTTCGCATCACCGGTGCTGAGATCCGCATCCTTTGCACTGACCCGTCCACAGGCATGCCCTACCCGCTGCGTGTGATCATCACCAACACCTATGGATTCATCATTCAGGTTGAGCTGTACATCGAGCGCAAGtccgagaagggcgagtgGGTCTTCCAGAGCATCGGTGGCACCAACAAGCTCGGCTCCATGCACATGCGGCCCGTCACCACTCCCTACCCAACCAAGGAGTGGCTGCAGCCCAAGCGATACAAGGCTCACATCATGGGAACGCAGTACGTGTACGATTTCCCCGAGCTTTTCCGCCAGGCTTTCCAGAACAGCTGGACCAAGGTCGCCGACAAGATCCCGTCGCTTGCCGACAAGCGGCCTGCCATTGGCGAGTGCATTGACTACAATGAGCTCGTCCTGGATGACACGGATAATCTGGTTGAGGTGTCCCGTGAGCCCGGTACCAACGCCCACGGTATGGTCGGATGGCTCGTCACGGCCCGGACTCCCGAGTACCCCCGTGGCCGGCGGTTCATCATCGTTGCCAACGACATCACCTTCCAGACTGGTACATTCGGTCCCCAGGAAGACAAATTCTTCCACAAGTGCACAGAATTGGCTCGCAAGCTTGGCATCCCGCGCATCTATCTGTCTGCCAACTCCGGTGCTCGCATTGGCCTTGCCGACGAACTGATCCCCTACTTCTCCGTTGCCTGGAACGACCCAGCGAAGCCAGAGGCTGGATTCAAGTACCTGTACCTCACCCCCGAGGTCAAGAAGCGCTTCGATgccagcaagaagaaggaggtcatCACTGAGCTTATCaacgagaatggcgaggaGCGCCACAAGATCACTACCATCATTGGTGCTCGCGAAGGCCTGGGTGTTGAGTGTCTGAAGGGATCTGGTCTGATTGCCGGCGCCACCTCCAAGGCCTACGAGGACATTTTCACCATTACTCTGGTGACTTGCCGCTCCGTCGGTATTGGTGCGTACCTGGTCCGTCTGGGCCAGAGAGCCATCCAGGTCGAGGGCCAGCCGATCATTTTGACCGGTGCCCCGGCCATCAACAAGCTTTTGGGTCGCGAGGTGTACACCTCCAACCTGCAGCTCGGTGGCACGCAGATTATGTACAAGAACGGTGTGTCGCACATGACTGCCAACGATGACTTCGAGGGTGTGCAGAAGATTGTCGAGTGGATGTCCTTCGTTCCCGACAAGAAGAACTCTCCGATCCCCATCCGCCCCTGGGCCGATGACTGGGACCGCGATGTGGCCTACTACCCTCCTGCCAAGCAGGCCTACGATGTGCGCTGGCTCATCAACGGCAAGGAAGACGTCGATGGATTCCTTCCGGGTCTGTTCGACCGAGACTCCTTCGAGGAGGCTCTCGGTGGCTGGGCCCGGACTGTGGTTGTCGGTCGCGCCCGCCTCGGTGGTATCCCCATCGGTGTGATTGCGGTCGAGACACGCTCGGTGGAGAACGTCACTCCGGCCGACCCTGCCAACCCCGACTCCATGGAGATGATCACCACGGAGGCCGGTGGTGTCTGGTACCCCAACTCGGCGTACAAGACCGCTCAGGCTCTGCGCGATTTCAACAACGGCGAGCAGCTTCCTGTTATGATCCTTGCCAACTGGAGAGGTTTCTCTGGTGGTCAGCGCGACATGTACAACGAGGTGCTCAAGTACGGTTCCTACATTGTCGACGCACTGGTCAAATACGAGCAGCCCATCTTCGTCTACATCCCTCCATTCGGCGAACTCCGTGGTGGATCATGG GTCGTGATCGATCCCACCATCAACCCGGACCAGATGGAAATGTacgccgacgaagacgccCGCGGTGGTGTCCTCGAGCCCGAGGGTATTGTGGGTCTTAAGTACCGTCGCGACAAGCAGCTCGACACGATGGCCCGTCTGGACCCTACCTACGGTGAACTGCGCCGGTCCCTGGAAGACTCATCTCTCAGCAAAGACCAGCTGTCagtcatcaagaccaagatggCCCAACGCGAAGAGCAGCTTCTGCCGGTGTACCTCCAGATCGCACTCCAATTCGCCGACCTGCACGACCGCGCCGGCCGCATGCAAGCCAAGAACACGATCCGCCAACCCCTCCGCTGGCAAAACGCCCGTCGCTTCTTCTACTggcgtctgcgccgccgtctGAGCGAGGAGCTCATCGTCAAGCGCATGGTGGCGGCATCATCCTCACCCGTCGCTACCCGCAACGGTGCCTCCGGCGCTATTCCCTCCTCCGGTAGCAGCGCCCCCACCGGACCCCAGGACGTATCTACTGCTCGCGCGACTCATCTGCGCACCCTACACGCCTGGACTGGTCTGCTCGACAAGGAACTCGAGCACGACGACCACAAGGTCGCGCTGTGGTAcgaggagaacaagaaggtcgTCCAGACGAAGGTTGAGGCTCTGCGCATGGAGGGCGTCGCGTCTGACGTGGCGCAGCTGTTGATCGGCAACAAGGAGGGCGGTCTGCGTGGTGTGCAGCAAGTGCTGAGCATGTTGCCCGTtgaggagcgcgaggccgTTCTGAAGTACCTCGGCTCTGGGTAA